The following proteins are encoded in a genomic region of Liolophura sinensis isolate JHLJ2023 chromosome 5, CUHK_Ljap_v2, whole genome shotgun sequence:
- the LOC135465635 gene encoding LOW QUALITY PROTEIN: orexin receptor type 2-like (The sequence of the model RefSeq protein was modified relative to this genomic sequence to represent the inferred CDS: inserted 1 base in 1 codon; deleted 1 base in 1 codon), translated as MEAKMSPLTGDDSELNISSCVVPNNSRALLMELNDDKALLYXPVIVYIGILLVVGTIGNLLVCLVYCSKNRKGSSDFFILSLAVLDMISCVVGMPTEIADLRYPFMFNSPAACKLLRYSESATTIASALILIEVAFDRYYRICNISKVFSSKKTRRLCLGAILSSFIVSWPTAIIFGRKTAETGIPCLTGVDCSTTDEMKGTIFPKLWYGFWGLIFVVSLAFLTVLYILIGVEVWRRKTSRIGKRPSRDQWRKTEDGRCRRLSSAEDSSYALSADSPHTKHGSTKPKSAVKTNMKPRRTTLVLFAVTLAFVISFLPFLVVMLLRSFITDFEKNLSPAEEVVYKFSVKSYLINSAVNPVLYSFLNVNFRRLVVAQIQRLFPCCKKKSSTALSQSSS; from the exons ATGGAAGCCAAGATGTCGCCTTTGACAGGTGACGATTCGGAGTTGAACATCTCGTCCTGTGTCGTACCAAACAACAGCCGTGCTTTGCTGATGGAGCTCAATGACGATAAGGCCTTACTCT CTCCTGTCATTGTGTACATCGGCATTCTCTTGGTTGTTGGGACGATTGGCAATTTGTTGGTTTGTCTGGTGTACTGTTCCAAAAACCGCAAAGGCTCCTCTGACTTTTTCATCCTCTCC CTGGCCGTCCTGGATATGATCAGCTGTGTTGTCGGAATGCCCACGGAAATCGCCGACCTCAGGTATCCATTTATGTTTAACTCCCCCGCAGCCTGCAAGCTTCTGCGATACTCCGAGTCCGCTACGACCATCGCCTCAGCTCTCATCCTCATCGAGGTGGCGTTTGATCGGTATTACCGCATCTGTAACATCTCTAAAGTCTTCTCCTCCAAGAAGACTCGTCGGCTCTGTTTGGGGGCCATACTCTCCTCCTTCATAGTATCGTGGCCTACGGCCATCATATTCGGCCGAAAGACTGCGGAGACCGGAATTCCGTGTCTGACCGGAGTCGATTGCTCGACGACAGACGAGATGAAGGGGACGATATTCCCAAAGCTGTGGTACGGGTTCTGGGGACTCATCTTCGTCGTGAGTTTGGCGTTTCTCACTGTGCTGTACATCCTGATCGGTGTGGAGGTATGGCGGAGGAAGACGTCCCGGATCGGCAAGAGGCCTAGCCGGGACCAGTGGAGGAAGACAGAGGACGGACGGTGCAGGCGGCTCAGCTCCGCAGAGGACAGCAGCTACGCGCTATCTGCCGACTCCCCTCACACCAAACACGGGTCCACCAAACCCAAGTCTGCAGTAAAGACAAACATGAAGCCCCGGCGTACCACCCTGGTGCTGTTCGCCGTCACCCTAGCCTTTGTCATCAGCTTCCTGCccttcctcgtcgtcatgttaCTCCGAAGTTTCATCACCGACTTTGAGAAGAATTTGTCTCCCGCTGAGGAAGTCGTTTATAAGTTCTCTGTGAAGTCGTATCTCATTAACAGTGCTGTCAACCCTGTCCTCTACAGCTTCCTCAATGTCAACTTCAGACGGCTCGTCGTTGCCCAGATACAACgcttgtttccttgctgtaaaaAGAAGTCTTCTACAGCACTGAGTCAATCCAGTTCGTGA